The DNA sequence TCAATCACCAAAGCTCTTTAAACTCAACAGCAGCGACCCAACAGAACGCAAATTAGCAGTTTACTACCTATCAGAAAGCGGCAATCCGCAGTTAGTAAAAAAGTTCTGTGAAATGCTCTTAAACGACAAAAGCACCGACGTAAGAGCAACCGTCGCAGAGAGGTTGGGGGATTACTACTATACAAACAAAGAAGCCGAGAACTGCCTACTCAAAGCTCTAAAAAAAGAGAAAAACAAAGCAGTGATAAAGAACATCGTTTACGCCATCAGCAATTTTGACGACGTAAAAGCAGGAAAAGTCCTCTGCAGATTTCTAAACAGCAAAGACCCGGATATCAGAAGAACTGCCATAGTAGGACTAATAAAGTTCCAAGGTTTGTGCGACAAGCAGCTCTTTGAACTACTCAAAAAAGACAAGAACGCAGACGAAAAAGTACTGTTAGCAAGAATCTTAGGAATGCACAAGTACAAACCGGCAAAACCTTACATGAAAAAACTCCTAAAATCACCAAAACCGGAAGATGTATTAGCCGCTCTCAACTTCTTCAAGTACTATCCTGACAAAACGGTCAACAAAACCGTTGAAAAAATACTCAGAAATACAGAAGACCAAAAAATAGAAGAAGCTGCTTTTGACGTTTTGGTAGCTTCAAACGACCCTGCCTTCTACAGCACAATAGAAACCTATCTGCTGCAACCTCAATTCCAGAAACGTTTTGCTCTGAGATTGCCGAGCTTCAAAGGCAACATACCTCCTAAAGTCCTCAAACTACTCCTTCAAAGCGACGATACAACCTCCCGTATAGCAGCTCTTACCTACATTGGAGAACACAAGTTAAAAGGCTACTGCGACTACGTAAAACAGAACGTTTATAACAAATCCGCAGACGTTCAAGCAGCAGCTATATGGGCTTTAGGCAAAGCAGGCTGTCAGGATGCCGTAAAAATTCTGTGCGACATAATATCCAACTACAACCTTGATGACGACGTAAGAGCAAACGCTGCCCAAGCTCTAAGCTTCCTGCCCAAGAAAACTCTTAAGAAGAACTTAAATTTAATAAAGGAAGTTTATAAGAACGAATTCTTGGACGACATCAAAGATACCATAATGAAAGCTATCAAGAAGGCAACCAGCAGTTAAGGAGGGGGGCATGGTAGATTACAACACGCTCAAGGCTTTTAAATTAGTAGTTGACCTGAACAGCTTCTCGGCAGCTGCCAAAGTTCTCAACGTAAGCCAGCCGGCAATAACAAACAGAATAAAAACCCTTGAACGCTTCTTAGGCGCACCTCTCTTCATCAGGAAAGGTAAAAGGTTCGTTCTCTCTCCCTACGGTGAAATCCTCTACAGAGAGATAGACGCTGCCATAGAAAGCTTTGACAGAATCAGGAACATCGTCATCAAACTCTCCAAAACGTCAAGAGAAAAGCTCAGATTTGCAGCAAGCACCACCGTAGGAAACTGGTTCATTCCGGACATCATCCAACCTTTCCTCAAGAAAGAGAAAGTAACCCTTGAAATGTTTATAGGAAACACTGAAGAAGTCGTTCACAACATTCTTTCAAGGTACTACAACTTAGGCATTGTAGAAGGCAGAGTAGAAGACCCAGAACTCAACGTTATACCTATAAAAGAAGATAGGCTCGTTTTAGTAAAAGCTTCCGATAGCGAATTACCCGACGAAATCAACATAGAAGAAATCACCAACTACAGCTTAGTCATAAGAGAAGAAGGCTCCGGAACAAGAAAACTCATAGAGGAAATGCTCTCCAACTTCGGAATCTTGCCCAACTGCCTCAAAGTAACGGCTGAAATAGGAACAACAACTGCCATAATCAACTTCGTTTCAAAAAACAAGGAAGTGTTCGCATTTGTCCCCGAAGTCGCAGTTAAGGATAACCCGAACGTTAAAATCGTTAAAATTCATGACCTTTCAATAAGAAGAAAGTTCTTCCTCATAACCCACAAAGAAGCTTCCTACAACCTAATAACAAAGAACTTTATAAGTTACCTATTATCCTTCCAAGAAGGCACGCTAACGAAGGGGGAATAGATACTCCCCCTTCTTTCCATTGCTAACCATTCCTAACAGTCTTAAATTTAACTCTGGCGGTTAGAAGCTGTCTGTGTTCATCGCACTCATATTTCTTTGAGAGCGCTCCAGCTGGAGCGCTCCTTTTTATTTAACCCGTTAAAAGGGGAAAGCAATGGAAGAAAAAATCAACGCAATAGTTGAAAAGGTAAAGGAGTTACTTTTACCCATTTTGGAAGAAGGCGGTTTTGAATTGGTTGACATTGAATTCGTCAGAGAACCAATAGGCTGGGTTTTAAGAATATACGCCGACCGTCCCGGCGGAGGTATAACAATTTCAGACTGCCAGTGGATAAGCGAAAGGATAGGAACCGTTTTAGACGTTGAAGACGTTATTCCCCATTCCTATAACCTTGAAGTCTCATCTCCTGGTCTTGATAGACCGCTTAAAAGCAAGAAAGACTTTGATAGACACATAGGAATAGTTGTGAAGATTAAAACTTTAAATCCTATGGACAACCAGCGGAACTTTAAAGGAGAAGTCGTTTCAACGAGCGATACGGGCGTTACAGTCCACGACGTCTCAAGAAACGCAGAAGTAGAGATTCCGTATGAAAACATAAAGAGCGCCCGTGTGGACATAGACTCCCTGTTCAACAAGTAAATAAGGAGGATTAAAATATGGAAAGTTTAGGGAAAACTATAGAACTGCTGTGTCGTGAAAAAGGTATATCCAAAGAAGATGTAATAGAAGCTGTAAAAACTGGAATCATTAACGC is a window from the Desulfurobacterium pacificum genome containing:
- a CDS encoding HEAT repeat domain-containing protein, with translation MKNPTPTSYILTIIGILTTLFLSPVAQAFPQGSQQVQSPKLFKLNSSDPTERKLAVYYLSESGNPQLVKKFCEMLLNDKSTDVRATVAERLGDYYYTNKEAENCLLKALKKEKNKAVIKNIVYAISNFDDVKAGKVLCRFLNSKDPDIRRTAIVGLIKFQGLCDKQLFELLKKDKNADEKVLLARILGMHKYKPAKPYMKKLLKSPKPEDVLAALNFFKYYPDKTVNKTVEKILRNTEDQKIEEAAFDVLVASNDPAFYSTIETYLLQPQFQKRFALRLPSFKGNIPPKVLKLLLQSDDTTSRIAALTYIGEHKLKGYCDYVKQNVYNKSADVQAAAIWALGKAGCQDAVKILCDIISNYNLDDDVRANAAQALSFLPKKTLKKNLNLIKEVYKNEFLDDIKDTIMKAIKKATSS
- a CDS encoding LysR family transcriptional regulator is translated as MVDYNTLKAFKLVVDLNSFSAAAKVLNVSQPAITNRIKTLERFLGAPLFIRKGKRFVLSPYGEILYREIDAAIESFDRIRNIVIKLSKTSREKLRFAASTTVGNWFIPDIIQPFLKKEKVTLEMFIGNTEEVVHNILSRYYNLGIVEGRVEDPELNVIPIKEDRLVLVKASDSELPDEINIEEITNYSLVIREEGSGTRKLIEEMLSNFGILPNCLKVTAEIGTTTAIINFVSKNKEVFAFVPEVAVKDNPNVKIVKIHDLSIRRKFFLITHKEASYNLITKNFISYLLSFQEGTLTKGE
- the rimP gene encoding ribosome maturation factor RimP — translated: MEEKINAIVEKVKELLLPILEEGGFELVDIEFVREPIGWVLRIYADRPGGGITISDCQWISERIGTVLDVEDVIPHSYNLEVSSPGLDRPLKSKKDFDRHIGIVVKIKTLNPMDNQRNFKGEVVSTSDTGVTVHDVSRNAEVEIPYENIKSARVDIDSLFNK